Below is a window of Desulfuromonadaceae bacterium DNA.
AGCGGCAATTCGTAAACCACCATCACCCGTGTCGCGGTAAGATATTTAATTTCGCGCTGGATGCCGCGTTTTTCTTCGCAGAGGGCAAGGACACCACCGACAAACTCATTCGGCACATGAATCGAGGCGAGGATAAATGGCTCCTCAATCTTTTCGATAAGCTGTACTTCGGGAAGGTTATTGGCACTTTCAACGGACATCTGGTCACCCCTGACCGTGGTAACTTTATAGACAACGGTCGGTGCCGTAGTAATCAGATCGACGCCAAATTCACGTTCCAGACGCTCCTGGATGATCTCCATATGCAGCAGCCCGAGAAAGCCGCAACGGAAACCGAAACCAAGGGCCAGCGACGTTTCCGGCGTGAAAGAAAAAGATGCGTCGTTAAGGCTGAGCTTTTCCATCGCGTCACGCAGGGAATCGTAATCACCGCTGTCGATCGGATAAAACCCAGAAAAAACCATCGGCTTGACCTCTTTAAACCCTTCGAGAGCAACCGTAGCGCCCTGTTTTTCATGGGTAATCGTGTCGCCCACCTTGGCGTCCTTGACCCCCTTGATACTGGCGATAATGAAACCAACCTCGCCCGCAGCCAATTGCGGCAATTCGACCAGATGGGGAGCAAAGGCACCGACTTTCTGCACCTCATAACAACGCCCGGTCGCCATCAGCCGGATCCTCTCCCCCTTGAGCAAGGTCCCGTCAATCACCCGCACCAGAACAATAACCCCCTGATAAGAGTCATACCAAGAGTCAAACACCAGAGCCTTCAACGGAGCGGCGATATTGCCATTGGGGGCAGGAATTTTGTGAATGATCGCTTCAAGAATCTCGGCGATCCCGATCCCCTCTTTGGCGCTGGCAGAAATCGTCTCACTGGTGTCGAGACCGATGATTTCTTCAATTTCCTCTTTGACTTTTTCCGGCTCGGCACTGGGCAGATCAATTTTGTTCAGCACCGGCAGCACTTCGAGATTTTGATCGATCGCCAGATAAACATTGGCCAGTGTTTGCGCCTCAACCCCTTGTGACGCATCGACAACCAGCAGCGCCCCTTCACAAGCCTTGAGCGAGCGACTGACCTCATAGGTAAAATCTACATGTCCCGGAGTATCGATCAGATTGAGAATATAATTCTTGCCATCGGCAGCCCGGTATTTCAGACGTACCGCCTGCGCTTTGATGGTAATTCCGCGTTCACGTTCCAGCTCCATCTTATCGAGAAACTGGTTGGTTTTTTCACGCTCGGTGAGCGTTCCGGTTGCTTCCAGCAAGCGGTCAGCAAGGGTCGATTTACCGTGATCAATATGGGCAATAATCGAAAAATTTCGTATCAGGCTGCAATCCATCGGGTTCCTTTACTGTGCGCTGAGGGCAGTTGATAAAGGTAATGATTTTTAAGGGATTTGTAAAGAAGAAAGGAGGACAAATTCGGTGCGCACGAGGATTGGTGGCAGTAATAGCGGATGGATTTGAGCCTGGCGGTTACTGATACTGATTAAAGGATGACTTGATTTGATGATATCAATCGCTGATAATGCGGTGAACTTTAAACCCGATTGTATTGTCAGGAGCAAATAAGCATGAAAAGAGTATTGACGTCCCTTGTTCTTCTGTCCCTGTTCATTCCGCTGACCACACTGGCACAAAGCCGTGCCGGTCAGGTCAGCATGGAGTTCGACCTGAGCGCACAACCGGTCGGCGAAATCGTGAAACTCTGGATCCCCTACCCGGTGTCAGATCAGCATCAGCAGGTCAGCACGATTCGCCTCAGCGGTGACTACGCCGCGACAGGCGTTTACACCGTCCAGATGAACGGCACGCCGCTGCTCTACGCCGAATGGCCGCAAGGGAGCAAGAGTCGCAAGCTGAATCTTACCTTTGACGTCGAGCGCAAGGAGCTGCGACGCGGTGCACTGCCGATTCATGAGCCGGCCTGGAACCGCGCCGATTACGCCGAGTATCTCACTCCGACCCGTCTTGCCCCGATCGATGGAGCAGTCAAGGAACTGGCCGATACAATCGTTGCCAACAAGACGACCGTTCTGGAACGGAGCAAGGCGATCTACGACTGGACCGTTGAAAATATGTACCGTGACGCCACTACCGTCGGCTGCGGCAAAGGGGATGTCTGCTTTCTGTTGCAAAAACCGGGCGGCAAATGCACCGATATCTCCTCGGTTTACATCGCTCTCAGTCGTGCGGCGGGAGTTCCGGCCCGCGAGGTTTTCGGCCTGCGCCTCGGCAAAAAGAGTGAACAGGATATTACCGGCTGGCAGCACTGCTGGGCTGAATTTTTTCTCCCCGATCATGGCTGGGTGCCGGTCGACCCGGCTGACGTCCTCAAGGCAATACTGGTGGAGAAGCTGACACTCGACAGTCCGCGTGTCACCG
It encodes the following:
- a CDS encoding transglutaminase-like domain-containing protein; amino-acid sequence: MKRVLTSLVLLSLFIPLTTLAQSRAGQVSMEFDLSAQPVGEIVKLWIPYPVSDQHQQVSTIRLSGDYAATGVYTVQMNGTPLLYAEWPQGSKSRKLNLTFDVERKELRRGALPIHEPAWNRADYAEYLTPTRLAPIDGAVKELADTIVANKTTVLERSKAIYDWTVENMYRDATTVGCGKGDVCFLLQKPGGKCTDISSVYIALSRAAGVPAREVFGLRLGKKSEQDITGWQHCWAEFFLPDHGWVPVDPADVLKAILVEKLTLDSPRVTELRDYFWGGIDAYRFKLASGRDLTLNPAQVGPPLNTFGYPYAEVGGKPLDFYDARNFVYRFNFKEI
- the lepA gene encoding translation elongation factor 4, with translation MDCSLIRNFSIIAHIDHGKSTLADRLLEATGTLTEREKTNQFLDKMELERERGITIKAQAVRLKYRAADGKNYILNLIDTPGHVDFTYEVSRSLKACEGALLVVDASQGVEAQTLANVYLAIDQNLEVLPVLNKIDLPSAEPEKVKEEIEEIIGLDTSETISASAKEGIGIAEILEAIIHKIPAPNGNIAAPLKALVFDSWYDSYQGVIVLVRVIDGTLLKGERIRLMATGRCYEVQKVGAFAPHLVELPQLAAGEVGFIIASIKGVKDAKVGDTITHEKQGATVALEGFKEVKPMVFSGFYPIDSGDYDSLRDAMEKLSLNDASFSFTPETSLALGFGFRCGFLGLLHMEIIQERLEREFGVDLITTAPTVVYKVTTVRGDQMSVESANNLPEVQLIEKIEEPFILASIHVPNEFVGGVLALCEEKRGIQREIKYLTATRVMVVYELPLNEVVMDFYDRLKTITRGYASLDYEPLDYRRSELTRLNIMINGEVIDALSLIVHRDKAQYRGRELAAKMKEFIPRQQFEVAIQAAIGNKVIARETVKALRKDVTAKCYGGDISRKRKLLEKQKEGKKRMKQVGSVELPQEAFLAILKVKEQK